The following nucleotide sequence is from Schistosoma mansoni strain Puerto Rico chromosome 4, complete genome.
ATCGTGATAAAGACCATAACCCTAAATATCTAactctaaataaaataataatgggaCTCTTCTTAAAGATGGATAACTTAAATTCATAGATATGTgtggttttttttaatttataggAGGAGTTACTTACATAGGGTGTCAATAATTTTATCGATTGTATAAGATGTGCTAGTACTTCCCAATGTTATTGATTTCTTTCCCATAAACTATTTATTACCAAAATATGTCTTCTGGTTGACTAAGAATTGGAAGAAAATTCACTGAGGTTGTTTTAAGCTCATCCAATACTAAACATTTACTGTAATCACAAAAGTTAACGTTGACGAAAAGATGTTAAAAAAAATCACACGTAAGTTATATCCGTTTCCGAAAATAACATAATGAGAagtatttattatcagaagggggtttcgtggagattttagtaattttacatagttgagatcatgagtcaattgaagctaaaccatcacggaaaacctggaagcactggatggccgttttgtcctattgtgaggcCCTTCAttagtgcgaatccacgatcccgcctcgtgagattcgaacccaggatctaccagccTCGCGCacgagcccttaaccgacagaccacttaGCAGGCATCCAACGGGTGTTACTGTCCACgcgaagagtcccacaataggaagaaacggtgcttccaggttttccatagtagtctagcctcaattgaccaatgatctcaactatataaaatatttattacccATAAATAAATTCTAGTAAGTGAAAGAGAAAACGGCATACTGGAAATTGCCTTGATGTATATCTTCTTCTTGGTAGAAAAACTACGGCTACTAAATATCTCATTTTCAACAACCGTAATACTAATCATCTAGAAAGTtctattaattaaattaataatattaatatcatcatcACTATAGTGATGATCGCATTAAATcattaaaagaaaatgaaagCAAATAAACTTTCAtacatatttaaaattatttatttttttattgttttacatGAAAGATCCGAAATCTCCAAAATGTTTGACACATTTACATAGAAtgaatcaaataaacaaatagtaGATAATGATTAATATAATTATCTCAAAGCCCAATACAACAtgacatttttgttatcatATAAAGTATCATATATAAAGTATATTAGTTTATTAGCTCTACAACTGAATGATTTAATAATGAAGTTACTCAATTTTGCCAAAAAAATATGTATGATTTACCTGCTTCTGAAGAAATCTCTATTCTTCTTTCATTGTTCATCAATGGCATATAATAGTGAGAAAAGAAACCgaagaaacaaaaaagaagaatctacatgaataaatattctATGAAAATAGTTGATTCCATTGAAGCCTTCTACAGGTTCTTGATGAAAATATGAATATGCTCTTAGCATTATCAACCAATGTTTATACAATGATTATTATATAACTTGATcgattagtagtatatatatatatatattttcctAAAGGtcatttgaaaattaaataaacatcAAGGATAAACAGTAAGTGAAAATGATAAAATGCAGTTAGAAAAGAAAACACACTAACTAAAATTGGTATCTGCGGTTAACATGAACTTTATGTACAAAAATATCTATCGTAGAACTaagtttaattaatttatagttCATTATGTTGATAAAATATGTAAATGTGTATTCTGTATGGTGAATAAGATATTTGACTGTTCTCTATATTTGTAGTTGGTTTAATTTTGAGCATAATATTGATTAAACGAAATTGATTTTTAGAAGGATTCATGAATTGATGGAAAAAAACACAATGTTATAAGAAGAAAACCGAGAGTATATGATTACTTTTTTATTGTAATGGAATTTTGTTTCAAGGCACTGGTTATAGTTGTATCATATTGACTATTAACAATACTCTCGTTATGTGACATTGTTTTTATGGatttactactaccactactattgATATTGTAAGTAATACTACGAACTTTTGTATTTATATGTTGTTCTTTATTGgtaatatcatcatcatctgttTCTAAAGATGAAGAAATAGAATGTGAAATATCATCTGATTCTGTTTCACGATGATAGAAATAATTAAAGTTTGATACAATCACAGGAACAGGAAGTGCAATAGTTAGTACACCAGCGATAGCACATAATGAACCAATTAATTTACCCCATACAGTAACCGGTCGCATATCTCCATAACCAACTGTGGTCATTGTTACAACAGCCCACCAAAATCCATCAGGTATACTACGAAATAATGAAGTGTCAGCATCAGCTTCAGCAAAATATACAGCTGATGAAAAGAGAATAACACAAATCAGTAAAAAGAATACTAATAATCCTAATTCCCGAACACTTGCTCTTAGTGTTTGTCCTAAAATTTGTAGTCCTTTTGAATGTCTTGATAATTTGAATATACGAAAAACGCGAACAAGACGAATAACTCTTAGTACAGCTAGTGATGTTGTCTGATTAATTTGTTTCGGATCATCGATAATTACAGCACCAAGTGTTATGAAATATGGTATAATTGAAACCACATCAATAACATTCATTAGCACCTTGAAAAACTCAAACTTTTTCGGAGATGAAGCAAAACGTACTAGTAGTTCACAACTAAACCATACTATACAAAATGTTTCAATGATAAAAAATGGTTGATCAATTGTTGGTAAATCATCTTCTTCAAAAGTTAATTCTTCATAACATAAAGTAGAATTaaggttatttattattttatatcgaCGAAAATGTGGTAGAGTTTCCAAACAAAAAATTATAATTGATAAGAGAATAACAAATACTGAACCAATAGCTAGTATACGTGCAGCTAATGAACTTTCTGGGTATTCAAATAAAAGCCAAACTTTACGTTGAAAACGATTTCTTGGTAGAATTTTTGGTTCCTCCTTAATAAATCCTTCTTCTTCACGATATTTAGCCAATGCCTCTTCACCTAATTCATAGAATTTAATTTCTTCATTGAATACATCTATTGGTACATTAACAGGTCGTCGAAGTCTTCCACCGctttgataaaaataaagtataCCGTCAAAGCTTGATCGATTTCTGTcgaaaaaatattcatttcttAACGGATCATAATAATGATTACGTTTATTGGGATTACCTAGTAAGGTATCAGGAAATTGATTGACAGTTTGTGCTTGAGTTTCAAAACGTAAACCGCTTACATTGATTACTAATCTTTCACTTTCAATTTCCGGACGAAATATTTCATCTGAAGTGAGTTGATCGATTCCTGTTTCCTCTTCCAGGTTTTGATTTATTCTGTAAAAGTAATTTAAATGACTCTTTTGACAGCTAAATATACTCTCGAAAAGATTTATATGACGAATATAATGATAGGATTCATATTTTGATTATGTGACTTAAATTACAATCATATCAGAAAGCCGATAATTTCTTATAAAAAACAAAGTAACTCTCAAATGTGCCTATAGCCAGAAAAACGtgagtttattttattgataatcaaaACGTCAAGACTGCTATGTGATACACTGATTGTGAAACGAAAGAGTTCATttagtaataaataaacttgaagTCAGTTTAGGgttgtggagactgttgaaTTGCAatcgagatcatgaaccaatcaatgttagaaGACCATCCCTTGAATGTCACTaacagtggtctaggggttaagcgttcgcgcaagaccgaaggtcatgggttcgattCTCGCGTGTGGGATCGTTGATGAGCACTTCTAAGGAATCCCGTGCTAGGAAGAAGCAgtcgttcagtgtttccaggttttcaatcgtGATCAaatattgatcggttcatgatcttcaTCAAAacctaaaattacaaaaaactgAGGTTTTGaaacaaatttgttttaatgCTCTTGTGCAACTGGTTTGAAGATACACTAAACTACTTAATTATAATCAGTTTCGCTGGAAAGCAACCAGGATTCTGGAGTCAATcaaatgattattaattttaaaatgacGATTAATATGGAGGTGCTTATGTTGCACGTGAGGCTGGTTGAATaacaaaatgtttatatttatattgtgATCtaacaaatgatgtattttaAATCAAATTTTATTGGTAAACCGACAAACGAAACCGCATATACGTTGTTCATATTGCACTTGAAAACCTATTCTGCATACAACTTACTTTGATAAATGTCAAATTTTCAGAGATTCTATTTAATAGCACTTTTACGGTAGTCAAATCCTATATCACGAGAAAGAGAAGATCAAAATTGCAAGGTTAGAGTATGTAGCCCATCTAAATAATCATCAGCTAGaataaattcaatttatatCTTGAGTGTTCTTTACATACAATATCGATCACAAATAACAAATGGCTACTGTCATTTGTGTATATTGTTTGGGATAACATTCAAAATTACAGCCAATTATTTGGAGTAAAATTCGACTTGCAACAGAACCAAGAAAATTATATTACTAAGTGAAAACGTCAGGTCTAAAATGTGAAACTTCTAAGAAAAGAATTTGATTTGGTCggtttattcaaaataatcagAAGAACTCTTCTTTTCAACTACTTTCTGGCGCCTTTTATTTAGACTACTCAATAATTAGGGAGTGAATTGTAAcaattatgtatattttttattgaataaaacccTTGAATGTAACAATGGTTTTAATTTATCACTATAATCACTAAATTTTGCGTTATATTCTTCAGTATTGTGTGGCCTGACAATCTCTATATATTACATCTCATTCTACTTTATTCTCCTCTATTGTATAAAGATAATACGCAGTAATTTACTCTTCTGTAACACGTATAAAATGTATGTATTGTAAAATTAAGTGACTGTCAAATGTAACCAAAATATACGCTTCCTTtggataaaaatgaaattaatctaTCTGATTGGTTTAAAGATGCTATTTATTGAACAACAAATTGCAATTTCCACTGATTGCTACGAATCCATCTTGTGATATTGATTTTAGTCAACTTATTGAGATGGAATCAAAAAGTTTCAAGTATTCAGTAAATAAGCATTTGTTTTCTGATTAGTTAAAAGCCTCAAAAAAAGCTGAAATTTAGACAAACCTATATGAGATTTCATGGAATTTTTAAAGAGCAGATAAGAATTTGCTGTTTACATTATGGTAGCTTCATTGTTTATGTTGTTCTGAAGCATTTTTGAAACTTTGAAGTATGTATTATATTGAAAAAATTTATTAGGTCTACTCGCATGTAAAATACAAggctatgtatatatattgcaGTTCATGAAACACTAATATTCAACTACTTGAGATTTAAAGCTAACTAATAAATGGTCAAGCAAGGTCATTTTCTGATTTTATGTAGCAGAAAATCTATTATCTGATATTCAGCTCCTTCCAAATGATCACCAGTCAAACTGCTAACTtgggtgtttaaataaaaagttCTAAAATAACATCATTATCTGTGAATATTCATAATTTAGATTTTACAGCAAAATCTTCGGCTGTTATAGATTCAATGGTTAGAATTGTTTTTTATCTATATAGATAATGATGCTTTAAAACAGAAAGCTTTCTAGGTACATACCACTGAACAAATCTTTATTTTTCGTTCTTTCAATCACATTCGACTTCAATGTATACCGAAACAACAGGACGTTTTCAGCACTGGGATCGCCTATAATTTGCTTGTTATTTGACATGATATGAATATTTCGAAATCCTCGAATATAATCAAGTAAGAAACGGCTTTAAACTTAATGGTCTTTTAAAAGATTTAAATCAAATCCGTGCATTCAAAATTAACAATACTGTTAATTCTGCTTTGACTTAGTCATCTAAGTTATAAGGATTACTTGTGTAAGATCAGATTTTCACACCCTTAATAGTAAATTCTCTTTTCGCTTTTCACCCTTCTATCTGAGCCCAACTTAGCTACCTAGTCTCAGTTTCGGATTTACTATTACGTACTCAatcgtattaaacttttgtttttCGAAACTTGTTCTTGTGCAACTATTCACTTTCTTTTGTGTGATACTTTTGAAGTTAAGGGATAATCAATCAACTGCATGAACTGCTGTTTTAAATCTCATGTTTATTGTCTTCCTGAAAATCTTTTGTGTCTATCTAAAGATTAACCAAGGTTTTTCTATAAATGGTATATGAAATATATGTGTTCGTTTGTTCATAATgataaattctattgtttttatGTCGTGTGTGGCTCAAAAGAattcataaaattaattaattcactTTATTCTTCTACGATTTCCCATTGTATTGAAATAAATTAGCTCATAATAGGATAAACAGTATTGAGATTTGTTTTTCCGTTTTTAAAACTTTCCCAGTGATGACATATGATTGAACATGGAAATCTTCGTATGGAAGAAAGAAACTAGACACAACACTCGATATCAGTTATTATCTGCCTAATAAACCATAGAAACGGAAAAGGAAACACAGTCGGTACCTTGAATATAACTTGGTAGTTGTGATCTTTTGGTGAACTCTCTACGTGAATGCAGTAATATATGTTTAGGAAAAGTGTAATTTTAGCTACCCACGTTATAATGAATAGAGAACTAACGAAATGTTCGTAAATTCTAAGACAAGGGTGTGCTAAGTGGAAAATAAACTAGGAAATTTCTTCATAAGGACAGGAGCTGAACAACATAATTATCTGCCTATGTTCGCTTCATGTTAAGACAACTTTCTTATAACAACGACGAATATTTATAATCGCTAGCTAAAAGTTCGAGTGAAAAATGTTCTATTACTGCGATCGGTTTACACAATTCAAAATCTGATAACGATATTATTCTCTTATGAAGAAAGACAGTAAACGGTCATAAATCATAAGAATTTCAGTGAACTGGGTGTCTCTCAAAACACTTCATCCCTAA
It contains:
- a CDS encoding putative voltage-gated potassium channel — its product is MSTLSGTASTLLLPHGTLAYCNRKINQNLEEETGIDQLTSDEIFRPEIESERLVINVSGLRFETQAQTVNQFPDTLLGNPNKRNHYYDPLRNEYFFDRNRSSFDGILYFYQSGGRLRRPVNVPIDVFNEEIKFYELGEEALAKYREEEGFIKEEPKILPRNRFQRKVWLLFEYPESSLAARILAIGSVFVILLSIIIFCLETLPHFRRYKIINNLNSTLCYEELTFEEDDLPTIDQPFFIIETFCIVWFSCELLVRFASSPKKFEFFKVLMNVIDVVSIIPYFITLGAVIIDDPKQINQTTSLAVLRVIRLVRVFRIFKLSRHSKGLQILGQTLRASVRELGLLVFFLLICVILFSSAVYFAEADADTSLFRSIPDGFWWAVVTMTTVGYGDMRPVTVWGKLIGSLCAIAGVLTIALPVPVIVSNFNYFYHRETESDDISHSISSSLETDDDDITNKEQHINTKVRSITYNINSSGSSKSIKTMSHNESIVNSQYDTTITSALKQNSITIKK